A window of Toxotes jaculatrix isolate fToxJac2 chromosome 11, fToxJac2.pri, whole genome shotgun sequence genomic DNA:
GAAATTAGACTGACATTTGAAATCCCTTGTTCATTTTTGGCTCATGAAAAGAGGAATTCAAAGATGTATATTAAAAATTATAGTTGAAATATCAAGTGAAAAGCAGGgaaaatgcaaatacaaacacagcattACAAAGTGATGGGATGTTATTATCAGGCTGTTTCCACTGATATGTAAAACAAATATTCATTCTAAAAGATTTTGGTgtaagtaaagtttttttttccactgcctTAAGGTTGAAGTCTCGGTCCTTTATAAACTTGTCAAATTGTAAAAGCTTAATTAGTGTGCGACCTAATTAAGTGCAAACATTCAAATGAATCCTTTGTTATTCTATGTTGAATATCCCACTGAAAATATTCGCATTTAACTTAACATTTAACTTTCTAATATTTAATTGAAACACATGGCAAAGTTCAAGTGCAAAATCCTGTCCTTCAGTTCCCAACAGAGCTCCGGTGGAGGGATAATAGCACAAAGAGGGAATATTGTACTAAACATAAATTAACTCAGGAATATACCCACTTGGTTTGACTACTACTATTCATATTAGCTTTGGTTGAActttgaattgtgttttttgtttaaaatcaataataaataaataaatactgcatTTTGGAGATGCACAATGAGCAAACTGGATTTATTTGTGCATTTGATTTAGTACTGtagaataaatatttaattaaatgcaTTACTATAGCTTTTAAATAGTTAGAATGAACTCTTTAAAACTACCCTTCAGCTAATACCAATGCAGTATGTTTTTACAAACCTGTGACAGATGTATAAGGGTtcttatttctttaaatataaaaaaaatctctaaattAAATAAGCTACAGCAAAGGAcacaatttaaaatgttaattacaCAGGAGCTTTCAGGAGGAGTTCTCTTTGCTGCTATCACCTCAATCTCCATTTTTGTGCTGTGGATTCATTGTAAAGTCACTGATAGTGTGAGAGCATGACCTTGATTCAGGCATGGATATGATAGACACACCCTCTGATAAAGTTGTTTTCCCACTAGCATCAATATCAGTTTTTGTTAGCGTAGCCAAAATGTCTGCAGAGTTTGGAGAAAAACATCACCGGGAGCGAGGGTTAGCTGTTATCTAGCAGCTGGGGAAGTCATTTTTAGATTGTGGTCACTCAGGAATCACTGCTGCATCCTCCGCGACGTGACCAGTGGCAGTTCCCACCAATTacagctttcattttttttccatttttatcgTCTTTATTAGATTGAGACTGGGCTCACTGCACGGGCTCTCCAGATAATCTTGGATGGACGAGAAGTCTCCAGGCATGTGTAATGGGTCTGCTTTTTTATATAAGGACCATTAAAGATATTGTGGGCCAAATCAGAACGTAATTGCCACTGATAACAGGGCAGTGCGGCGCTTTGATAAGCACTTCAGCTTGACCCAGCTCGCAGCTATGAGACAGTGCAAACACAAGAGTAGCGGTGGGGCTTTTCATAGGGTTCACCTGCAACTCAATGAACCACTCTGTGGTCAAACATTAAACTTAGTTAATCTTTAAATCATCTGGGGACATCCATGTGTCTGACTGAGACACAACATTCAGCTTTttcaataaatgaaaatgtgccGTGTCATTTTGCAAACCTCTAACAATGAGTATTTAAGCAGTATTGAAACTTAGGCCTCAACTTTTCCAACTGCTGTGCCAGTAGAACCTTTGTCTGGTTTTCCCTGACTCATTGTTTAGACATCATTtacagtaactttttttttttttttctgggtctCAGTGACCAAAGGTAACGGTTGCTTCAGAGTAAATAACACGAACAGCTCTTGGCAGAAAACTCAGGAACCGAACTCCTCCGCCTGCTTGCCTCAAAGCTTGTGTAACCTTTTCATGTCATATCCTGTCCGCCTCAGATCGTGTTGTATTCTCTCTAAGGCACTGTCACAGCTGTGGAGCCACTGGAAATGTTAAGATgtttgtggcattttttttgttgttgttgttgttgataaaAGAAACATCTTCAAATAAAAGCTGGGGGCTGGGCACCAAATACATAACTTATACTATATATTACATAACAATAAGATATGGTCCTTCAAATTAtcactgaaattattatttgcaGAAATTATTAGTGAAAGTTTTGAACAAATGTGCTTAGGTGTTATTTAGGTGAGTTTAAACAGTCAAAAACTGAACTCATGTTGCCAGTGGCCTGACAACACTGTCATCAGATGTTCTATTGAGATATTCTAATTGGTGGATGAAGTCTCTAATGGGCGCAATCATCTTATTCCTCTGGCATCATGTTGACTAGCATCGCATGAAGCACTGGgaaaactcaaaataaacacaaaaagtaTGCTTATTAGGCCGTTCATTTAACGCAAACACAGTGAGTTATAGGCAGATCATCCAATTTATTTAACTGTTTAAGAGCATTTACACATATTTGTACATTGTTCCTTCAAGTATGTAAATGACCCGTGAATAATTTAGAGGATGTACTAGTGTGGCCAAGTAAACCATTTTCCAACTTTGAATTTCTTGATTGTTTGTACACAAAACCaaatattacacacacagatattacCGCGCTCTGCTTAGCAACGGTAACAAAACTTGGGAAAACTATCCCGACTTCCAGGTGCGCTTCTGGTGGCTTGATAAACAAGTTTCTTTCTCTGAGCTAAAAATAGCACTGGGATGGGATGCTACGAACGTAAAACACAGGGTCAGCTCACAAACAGTTGGTAAGAATGTAAACACATATCTAGGCAGTGTTGAATTGCTGTTATGGAAATCTTTCAGGTGAAATAACTGAAACTGAATGAGAAAATAGATTTTCAAGACCTTTAATAATTCACGAGGAGGGCATACGGTGAAGGCTAAAGGGTTAAAGGTTAAATAAGTAATATTGGGGGGATAGGAGATCGGAGGGTTGGTACACAAGAGAGGTTTGTTGTTAATGGTCAATAAGGAATCGGTGGCTTTGGGCCACTTAAAAATGTGGTTAGACCAAAAACCTAATAAGAGCAGTGAAAGTTATTCCAAGTGAAGTAGAGACGAAACAGATCCTCCTCCCGGCTCTTGTGTAGCACTCTGTGGTTAGCCTCAGGGAGATAGGAGTCCCTTTGAAGTTCAATTGCCGCTCTAAAAGTAAACTTCAGACACAAAGTCTTCCGTCCTGTGATTATTTGATTGTTGTTGACAGAGggccagaaaacaaatgaagggTCATCTCAGCCCACCACAGAAAATGGCCACTGACTCAATCAAAAGACTGCGACAGGAAACAGGTTTTATTTGAATCATTATCTGCATCTGTGATCTATACCGTGCAGATACCACGCCGTGTTTATACACACTCTACGTGCTGTGCTCATTTGATACACAGTTGACCTtctttttagtcatttttagtAAATCACACGTGCaaataaatgcagaaaataagaGCAACCACAATCCCTTGCAGTGATCCATTTTCATGTAATTTCATGCTTTAGGGATCCAGGAGTATGTGGAGGCCGTCTCTTTCCTGCACTATATCCGTCATCGCAGCCTCATCAGCCTGGAGGAGATCAACGCCAGACTGGTGTTCATGAGAGCGGAAAAGGTAGATCTTTAAAGAAAACTaatatttagatgttttttttgtgtgttgttgctaTTTTTCATTccttaaaaagacaaatttgtcAAGATTTAGCCTTTTTTCCCTGAGTTTGATGGCTAccattctcatgtctgtacactaaAATATGAAGCTATAGCCAGGAGGCGCtcatcttagcttagcataaagcctgGCTTTGTCCAAAGATAACATCTGTAGCTTCATATCCAGACTACAGACATGAGTGtgaatcttttcatctaactttcagcaagaaagcaGTTGAGCATATTCCTTCTCAAACAACTTCTTTAGGAATAACAGAGTATTGTTTGTGCactttacattattttacatttactttcaaAGCAGTGGGTTATGGCACAAAAAGACAACACTGGGTGGTGCTATGTACGCTGTTTATAAGCATTATGTGTCATTATGTCATTTTATCCACCCTGCCTGTTATATTCAAAGATAATGCCACTGTCACTTGATGCAGACAAAATTGCGAGAACGTCAGTGTTTTTGTAGTGAAAGCACCTCACACTTCACTGATTCGTggctcagggtttttttttctagaagcACAGCTGCACAATGTAACAATCACCTCTTGTAAATATTGTTGTCACcatctgtgttgtgtgtaaaaCCTGCTGGTATAACAGTGTCTGTGGACAGTCAGTccatttatctgttttctttaatattCTTTCTCGTCCTGTTTTCATATCAGGGTGCGGCTGAAACCATGCCGCTGGGATCTCAGGTCCTGACCTTCCAGGTGACGCCCTCAGACTACCTGCTGGGTGTCGCCGACCTGACTGGAGAGCTGATGCGGATGTGCATCAGCAGCGTGGGCAATGGCGACATTGACACGCCCTTCCAGCTGAGCCAGTTCCTGCGGCAGATCCACGACGGTTTCTCCTACATCGGCAACACTGGCCCGTACGAGGTGTCCAAGAAGCTGCACACACTGCGGCAGAGCCTGGGCAAAGTGGAGGACGCTTGCTACACCCTTCGTGTCCGCGGCTCAGAGATTCCAAAACACATGTTGGCCGACGTGTTCTCCAGTAGGACCACACTCATCGACCCTGAGGAAGGAGTGGTTTAATCAACCATAGCTTTCAACAACACTGTTTATGTTCTCTGTGGTGTCATTGTCTCCATTAGTTTTGCtccagttttattgtttgtatgtatttttaatgggATTTGACAGATGTTTGAAATGTTCCGTGACATGCCTgttaattttgactttattacAAGAAAAACATTGTTACAATAgacaatggatttttttttctttgataaagATCTGATGACTTCAGTTGTTTTGCATGAATAAAAGTCCTGTGCCAAATATGCCATGATCTCTCAGTCTTTGAGCTGCTTTGATAATgcgtgtttatttttatttttctccctctctctgccctcctctctccagTGCACAGATAATCTAAGGTGGAACCATTGGCTGCTTGCACTCACTGCATACTGTGTGGAGGAGGAACATGTGACCTTTGTACATTGTACGTGCCTATTCTCTGGCAGgcccactggcacacacacCACCAACCTCCTACCTCCTTAATTCTGCCCTCCTTAAACAGTCCTCACCACACTGCAATGGTGTAAATTCAAAATAAGGTTTGGAGCGTGCTGAGGAATATTCCTGGCAGAGAGCTGATATCCTCCTCACCTGATGGTGTCAGTTATTACCATCCAGATGGATGTTTAAGGCAGTGAGAAACAGTCCTCCTGTGCTCATGGATAGCCAAAATCTAATTTCGGTGGAATCTATAATCAGTAACAGCAGCTCTTATTCACATTCGGGGAAACaagatttattcatttttaaaaattttttttgtctgattaaaCCTCAGACAAAGCGTTACTTTATGAGCCTGATTATTCAAACCACAACAGAACCGCCTCTGTAGGTTTTCCAGTTACTATCCTGGACAGCAGCTGCGGTGGTTTCTGAGCCGCAGGTGCTCATCTGTGAGAATGTCAAAGTGATCTTCATGATGAAATTAATCTGTCTGTGACTAATCCTGCTCTGTGTATAAATGTAAGGTATTAGGTATGTTGCTGGCTCATAGTTCTGTATTTATCCACATGCAGGACTCTATTATTTCATTGCTCTTGGTTTTCCTCTCGTAGATTGTCAGGAAGGATTTCAAAGTTGTTTTACTGTGCCATCTGGTGGGAAATGTTAGTGCTGCAGTGGACAACTTGACTCCTGTCTTCTATGAGTGCCAATGTAGGCTACTGCTATAAAAGCTCAGAGACAGTGTTTTGTATCTGACTTTATTATTATGCactgccttttgtttttctagGAGCTGGAGAGTTTGAGAATTGAgaattgttttctttcttctgtttgatatgaaaataaattaagCAATCCAGTTAGTGAACATATAAATATGGTGTTATAGGTATAtatgatacttttttttttttatcttgggtgatatataaaaaaaagtgcaagcATAGTAAAGTACAAGCTTGTCACCAAATGTTTCAAAGTTTTAAAGGTAAATGTGAGTTTTCCTGAAATCCACTGGTGTTGATAATAAAGCATGAGGAAACATGCTGCAGCCCTGCGCTGATGTCCAGTGACAGTCATTTAGCTAATTTATTTGCCAAAGGACATTAAGAGCTTCTAATCTTTATTCCTGCGCAGGTGATCTCACTCTGCCGTACATGCAAGGCAGTGGATTTCATCCCTTCTGCCACACAGCTCTTTTATCCTCCATGGTGTAGGCTGAGTAAGGGCTCCGCTCTGTTGTGTCAGCTGAACTGAGCTTTTCATCACTGAGTCTTGTCCATCAGTCTGCAGCCCAGCCAAGCTGAATGAATAGGGCATTTGGACGGAGGATAAAAAGACTCTGCTCTATGTGAGGCCTCTTCTCATGCATTCCCCCACCGCAAACACAAAGgatcacttttgtttttaagtaaGGATGTGTTAAGAGCAGTGCATGCATTTTTGCCCTGCATGTTTATGGTCAAATTGTACATAGTCTGGCAACATATGTCTGTCAACAGTGCAGGGATATATTCTCAATGACTTCATTTAAATGGatatttttttagtgttttgaaTTTCAGCCAAACACGAAAGAAATTATCTTTACACCTTTAAAGAGTTTTACCATTTCTACTACAGTAATAGTATTTATTACTATATCCAATTATACATGTGCGTTTGAGCTTTAAATCTTAAAATGCGACTTTCAGACAGActtttcagactttttaaaaatgattattttcataattccCATTTCCTCTCCCAGTAGCAGCGCTGAAATCATAATGgtcctaaaaaaataaaagcgtGCATAGATacaaaaagcagcagtgtttaaTCCGGTGATGTGTCCGCTGCAGCTCTCATAGGCCGCCTGCTGTGGCCGTGAGGCGGTCTGAAGGAGTCTGGAGTCAAATTCCTGAACACGTCGGAGCTGCTCACGTTGCTCCAACACGACGCACGACGACGCAGAGG
This region includes:
- the tsnax gene encoding translin-associated protein X — encoded protein: MNKREGEGCPRRNADAVQDREMSANPSSPVIAAFKVFQQELDTKHDKYERLVKMSRDITIESKRTIFLLHRVTSVPEAEDVLSEADVKLDGVRQKIGQIAEELRGEDIHQFHRAFTPGIQEYVEAVSFLHYIRHRSLISLEEINARLVFMRAEKGAAETMPLGSQVLTFQVTPSDYLLGVADLTGELMRMCISSVGNGDIDTPFQLSQFLRQIHDGFSYIGNTGPYEVSKKLHTLRQSLGKVEDACYTLRVRGSEIPKHMLADVFSSRTTLIDPEEGVV